Part of the Flavobacterium sp. KS-LB2 genome is shown below.
AACATCACTTTTCCGTCTTTCAAGCTTAAAACAATAGTGCCACCTTGAACAGTTGTAACAGTGTATTTTCCGTTATTTTTGTTGATTGCATCAATTACTGTTGCAGCGTCAAATTTTCCTGCTACTACGTGATAGGTCAAAACTGCTTTTAGTTTGTCAAGACTTTCAGGTTTCAACAAACCATCTACAGTTCCTGCAGGGAGTTTATCAAATGCTGCGTTGTTGGGCGCAAAAACTGTGAAAGGTCCATCTCCACTTAATGTTTCCACTAAACTTGCTGCTTTTACAGCTGCTACAAGTGTGGAGAAATCTGCATTACCAGCAGCTACACCTACAATATTTGGTGTTTCAACTACAACTGTAGTATCCATTGCTACTGCTGTAGAATCAGACATTTCTGTTGATTCAGCTTGTTTTTTCTCTCCACAAGAAGTAGTGATTACTCCTAACAATACAAATGCACTAATTGTTTTTACTAATTTCATAGTCAATATTTTAAGGTTAAATTAAATTAAGATATTCAAAGATATCTTATTTATATCATTTGTTTAAGTTTTTTAACAAATAATTAAACAAATAAAAATATTTAATTGTGTGTCTAATGCTTTTCTGTTTTTCAATATTTTTGTTAGTGAATAATTAGGATAAAAAATCGACTTGATAGAATTTGCAGTATTACGATGTTAATAAAACGATTTACTTATCTCAAAAATAGACCTAGCTTATTTAATTTCGCCTCATATAGTCTTTTTTTAGATTTACAGTTAAAGCTACTTTAAGAAATTGATAAAACAATGATGCAACAAGAATCAGCAAAAAAAAACCGACTTGCTTTTACAAATCGGTTTGTATATTATGCTAATCTCTTTTATATGAATAAGCCTTCAATACTTAGGTAATGTTCACCAGTATCGTAACAAAAAGTAAGTACTTTAGCATTTTCAGGGATTTCAGGTAGTTTTTTGGATACTGCAGCCAATGATGCTCCGGAAGATATTCCCACGAACATTCCTTCTTCTTTGGCAGCTCTTTGGGCGTATGCAAATGCTTCGTCTTTGCTGACTTGGATAGTGCCGTCCAATAAATCAGTATGCAGGTTTGTGGGGATAAATCCAGCTCCAATACCTTGAATAGGATGGGGAGCAGGTGCGCCACCGCTTATTACTGGTGATGCTTCCGGCTCTACGGCGTACACTTTTAAGTTTGGGAAATGTTGTTTCAATATTTCGGCACAACCAGTGATGTGACCACCAGTTCCTACGCCGGTAATTAAATAATCCAGTCCATCTGGGAATGCTTTTATAATTTCCTGTGCGGTTGTTTTTTTATGAATTTCGATATTGGCAGGATTTTCAAACTGAAGTGGCGACCAAGCATTTGATATTTCGGTCACTAATTCTTGTGCTTTTTCTAGCGCTCCTTTCATTCCTTTTTCACGAGGCGTCAAGACAAATTCGGCACCATAAAGACTCATGAGTCGGCGTCTTTCTATAGACATAGATTCTGGCATCACCAGAATTAATTTATAGCCTTTTACAGCAGCCACCATGGCGAGTCCAATTCCTGTATTCCCGGAAGTAGCTTCAATGATAGTGCTTCCTTCTTTTAATAATCCTTTTGCTTCGGCATCTTCAATCATCGCAAGAGCGATTCTGTCCTTAATACTGGCGCCAGGATTGGCACGTTCGAGTTTGATCCACACATTGTGGTTGGCACCAAATAAGCGGTTGATTTTCACATGTGGCGTATTGCCTATTGTTTCGAGTATGTTATTGTATGTTGTCATAATTTATATAGAAAAGAAATTAATATCTTTTGTTTCCTGCTGATTCAAAACAGTGTTTTTATTGGATTGCATCACAAACGAATATGGATTCACACTCTTAGTGATAAACGTATTGCCGCCTATAATACTATGGTTCCCTATAATGGTACTTCCGCCCAAAATAGTGGCATTAGCATATATAATAACATGGTCTTCTACAGTTGGATGACGTTTTTTTTCATGCATGCTTTTCTCGACTTGCAACGCTCCCAAAGTTACACCTTGGTATATAC
Proteins encoded:
- a CDS encoding fasciclin domain-containing protein; protein product: MKLVKTISAFVLLGVITTSCGEKKQAESTEMSDSTAVAMDTTVVVETPNIVGVAAGNADFSTLVAAVKAASLVETLSGDGPFTVFAPNNAAFDKLPAGTVDGLLKPESLDKLKAVLTYHVVAGKFDAATVIDAINKNNGKYTVTTVQGGTIVLSLKDGKVMLTDANGGTATVVLADVAASNGVIHAIDTVVMPK
- the cysK gene encoding cysteine synthase A — its product is MTTYNNILETIGNTPHVKINRLFGANHNVWIKLERANPGASIKDRIALAMIEDAEAKGLLKEGSTIIEATSGNTGIGLAMVAAVKGYKLILVMPESMSIERRRLMSLYGAEFVLTPREKGMKGALEKAQELVTEISNAWSPLQFENPANIEIHKKTTAQEIIKAFPDGLDYLITGVGTGGHITGCAEILKQHFPNLKVYAVEPEASPVISGGAPAPHPIQGIGAGFIPTNLHTDLLDGTIQVSKDEAFAYAQRAAKEEGMFVGISSGASLAAVSKKLPEIPENAKVLTFCYDTGEHYLSIEGLFI